One genomic window of Halorubrum hochsteinianum includes the following:
- a CDS encoding bacteriorhodopsin — protein sequence MTDPVSAAYWVAAFGFLVGVGITAVLYRKLNGSAHRGRLAALAIIPGFAGICYVGMALGIGTFTVDGVEFVGLRYADWIITTPLLVGFIGYVAGASRRAIAGVMLADALMIAFGAGAVLTGGTLKWALFGVSAVFHVSLFAYLYVIFPRSVPDDPMQKGLFSLLKNHVGLLWLAYPFVWLMGPAGIGFTGGVAAALTYAFLDVLAKVPYVYFFYARRRAFLDIERTDVATGSDAPGALGDDAPAAAD from the coding sequence ATGACGGACCCGGTCAGCGCCGCCTACTGGGTGGCCGCGTTCGGCTTCCTCGTCGGAGTCGGGATCACCGCCGTGCTGTACCGGAAGCTGAACGGGTCGGCCCACCGCGGTCGGCTGGCGGCGCTGGCGATCATCCCCGGTTTCGCCGGGATCTGTTACGTCGGGATGGCGCTGGGGATCGGGACGTTCACCGTCGACGGCGTCGAGTTCGTCGGGCTCCGCTACGCGGACTGGATCATCACCACGCCGCTTCTGGTCGGGTTCATCGGCTACGTCGCGGGCGCGTCGCGTCGCGCCATCGCGGGCGTGATGCTCGCCGACGCGCTGATGATCGCGTTCGGTGCCGGTGCGGTCCTCACGGGCGGGACGCTCAAGTGGGCGCTGTTCGGCGTCTCCGCGGTGTTCCACGTCTCGCTCTTCGCGTACCTGTACGTGATCTTCCCGCGGTCGGTCCCGGACGATCCGATGCAGAAGGGGCTGTTCAGCCTGCTCAAGAACCACGTCGGGCTGCTGTGGCTGGCGTACCCGTTCGTCTGGCTGATGGGGCCGGCGGGGATCGGCTTCACCGGCGGGGTGGCCGCCGCGCTGACGTACGCCTTCCTCGACGTGCTGGCGAAGGTGCCGTACGTCTACTTCTTCTACGCCCGGCGGCGGGCGTTCCTCGACATCGAGAGGACGGACGTCGCGACCGGGAGCGACGCGCCCGGCGCGCTCGGCGACGACGCGCCCGCCGCGGCGGACTGA
- a CDS encoding ABC transporter ATP-binding protein, whose product MARVTLDTLRKEFDRGTIVAVDDLDLEIEDGEFVTVVGPSGCGKTTTLRMVAGLEEPTSGTVSFDDEDVTEVHAKERPVAMVFQNYALYPHKTVRQNMAFGLKMSTDMAKEERHERVREMAEMMGIEDLLDDKPDELSGGQKQRVALGRAIAREPEVFLFDEPLSNLDAKLRTEMRAEIQKLQKEFGVTAMYVTHDQEEAMTMGDRLAILNDGKLQQVGAPTEVYQNPVNEFVAGFIGSPSMNFLDVDVETDGTSATIRDESSGLTITLSREYVAGHDLESGPYTLGIRPENIDVVEEPTGEETLAATVEVVEPIGSDNYVHLDVNEDFLARSPPDVQPEAGDEVGVVFDESDLHLFDAETGEDVFLTDEEIAAAVA is encoded by the coding sequence ATGGCACGCGTCACGCTCGATACGCTCCGGAAGGAGTTCGACCGAGGGACCATCGTCGCCGTCGACGACCTCGACCTAGAGATCGAGGACGGCGAGTTCGTGACCGTGGTCGGCCCGTCCGGGTGCGGCAAGACGACCACCCTCCGGATGGTCGCCGGCCTAGAGGAGCCGACCTCGGGGACGGTCAGCTTCGACGACGAGGACGTCACCGAGGTCCACGCGAAGGAGCGCCCGGTCGCGATGGTGTTCCAGAACTACGCGCTGTACCCGCACAAGACGGTCCGGCAGAACATGGCGTTCGGGCTCAAGATGAGCACCGACATGGCGAAGGAGGAACGCCACGAGCGGGTCCGCGAGATGGCCGAAATGATGGGCATCGAGGACCTCCTCGACGACAAACCGGACGAGCTCTCCGGCGGGCAGAAACAGCGCGTCGCCCTCGGCCGGGCGATCGCCCGCGAGCCGGAGGTGTTCCTCTTCGACGAGCCGCTCAGCAACCTCGACGCGAAGCTCCGCACGGAGATGCGCGCGGAGATCCAGAAGCTCCAGAAGGAGTTCGGCGTCACCGCGATGTACGTCACCCACGACCAAGAGGAGGCGATGACGATGGGCGACCGCCTCGCCATCCTCAACGACGGGAAGCTCCAGCAGGTCGGCGCGCCGACCGAGGTGTACCAGAACCCGGTGAACGAGTTCGTCGCCGGCTTCATCGGCTCCCCGTCGATGAACTTCCTCGACGTCGACGTGGAGACGGACGGGACGAGCGCGACGATCCGCGACGAGTCCTCGGGACTGACGATCACGCTCAGCCGCGAGTACGTCGCGGGCCACGACCTCGAGAGCGGCCCGTACACGCTCGGCATCCGCCCCGAGAACATCGACGTCGTCGAGGAGCCGACCGGGGAGGAGACGCTCGCCGCGACCGTCGAGGTCGTCGAGCCGATCGGCTCCGACAACTACGTCCACCTCGACGTGAACGAGGACTTCCTCGCGCGCTCGCCCCCGGACGTCCAGCCGGAGGCCGGCGACGAGGTCGGCGTCGTCTTCGACGAGTCGGACCTCCACCTGTTCGACGCCGAGACCGGCGAGGACGTGTTCCTCACCGACGAGGAAATCGCCGCCGCGGTCGCTTAA
- a CDS encoding sugar ABC transporter permease has protein sequence MSAIRSFASLVAAKLVALATAPKRFVVTVQRAVYDVRTGKRTPWDVAKSVLMTLFGLAMVLVLLFPLFWITTASLAEGTRLFNTSGIFPDPTTYNLDAYRWVIFESDFFFVDGDWGYPQLVVGGGGGLVSFRWAGTETGPGAVFNSLYIVSVTLAAGFGMIVPAAYAFSRRRFVGRKRILYGYVLFTQIGAGLSIATLVALYSLFSTYGLTNNLFILGLFYAASAIPFNTWLLKTYMDNIPVSYEEAAMVDGASFLETIREVIIPLTKPGLAVVLIFVWLAGWNEFIIAQTLLRPENYPLSVELYNIATEGRFSTPWTRFAAFANLFALPVAIVYLAAQRSVEDGLSFGGMEG, from the coding sequence ATGAGCGCGATCCGCTCGTTCGCGTCGCTCGTCGCCGCGAAGCTGGTCGCGCTCGCGACCGCGCCGAAGCGGTTCGTCGTCACGGTCCAGCGCGCGGTCTACGACGTCCGGACGGGCAAGCGCACCCCGTGGGACGTCGCCAAGAGCGTGCTGATGACGCTGTTCGGCCTCGCGATGGTGCTCGTGCTGCTGTTCCCGCTGTTCTGGATCACGACCGCGTCGCTCGCGGAGGGGACGCGGCTGTTCAACACGAGCGGCATCTTCCCGGACCCGACGACGTACAACCTCGACGCCTACCGGTGGGTGATCTTCGAGTCCGACTTCTTCTTCGTCGACGGCGACTGGGGCTACCCCCAGCTCGTCGTCGGCGGGGGCGGCGGACTGGTGAGCTTCCGGTGGGCCGGCACGGAGACCGGTCCGGGCGCGGTGTTCAACAGCCTCTACATCGTCAGCGTGACGCTCGCCGCCGGGTTCGGGATGATCGTCCCGGCGGCGTACGCGTTCTCGCGCCGGCGGTTCGTGGGCCGCAAGCGCATCCTCTACGGCTACGTCCTCTTCACGCAGATCGGTGCCGGGCTGTCGATCGCGACGCTCGTGGCGCTGTACTCGCTGTTCAGCACCTACGGACTCACGAACAACCTCTTCATCTTGGGGCTGTTCTACGCCGCGTCGGCGATCCCGTTCAACACGTGGCTGCTGAAGACGTACATGGACAACATCCCCGTCTCCTACGAGGAGGCGGCGATGGTCGACGGCGCGAGCTTCTTAGAGACGATCCGGGAGGTGATCATTCCCCTGACGAAGCCGGGGCTCGCGGTCGTCCTCATCTTCGTCTGGCTCGCCGGCTGGAACGAGTTCATCATCGCGCAGACGCTGCTCCGTCCGGAGAACTACCCGCTCTCGGTGGAGCTGTACAACATCGCGACCGAGGGCCGGTTCTCGACGCCGTGGACGCGGTTCGCGGCGTTCGCGAACCTGTTCGCGCTGCCGGTCGCGATCGTCTACCTCGCAGCGCAGCGCTCCGTCGAGGACGGGCTCTCGTTCGGCGGGATGGAAGGGTAG
- the mutL gene encoding DNA mismatch repair endonuclease MutL, whose amino-acid sequence MEPPDIERLDERTVQRIAAGEVVERPASVVKELVENSLDAGASRVAVSVNSGGTEGIRVRDDGVGIPSDQLEAAVAEHATSKIGDIEDLNRGVGTLGFRGEALYTVGAVSRLTVRSRPPDAEAGAEITVEGGDVGEVRPAGCPAGTTVEVDDLFYNTPAREKFLKRTATEFDHVNTVVTGYALANPDVAVSLEHDGRETFATEGNGDLRSAVLAVYGREVAESMIDVDWTPEDGGVDRDGSTGAPAGDPAVERVTGLVSHPETARSTRDYLATYVNGRYVTASALREATLDAYGGQLAPDRYPFAVLFVEVPAGDVDVNVHPRKLEVRFDEEPAVRSAVEAAVEDALLDHGLIRSTAPRGQSAPDETAVSPEAPTDEAVGGADTDHERAARDWRDPPSASGSATTPEQSAAAESTEDPASPTELAPDDEAAWAVDDLGGGADEDADVAGEGASAGSNGGLAPGASDDTRPSPRSWQDDSAGTGAESATESDSRGGETGGVTEGATGSVDRDAGGSDPDTPVGSSPTAGDAEADDASSEKSKEEAPSDATRSAPRVRSATRQRTLDGEATGSEREFDSLPRLRILGQLHETYVVAEAPDGLVLIDQHAADERVNYERLKAVFADGADAQALAEPVRIELTAREAALFEEFVDDLTGIGFRAERAGDREVAVTAVPAVFDAALDPDLLRDALSALVDDAAAGDEPVTDAVDELLADLACYPSVTGNTSLTEGRVVDLLDRLDGCENPYACPHGRPVVIRLDREEIGSRFERDYPGHGGRRAE is encoded by the coding sequence ATGGAGCCGCCAGACATCGAGCGGTTGGACGAGCGGACCGTCCAGCGGATCGCGGCCGGCGAGGTAGTCGAGCGCCCCGCGAGCGTCGTGAAGGAGTTAGTCGAGAACAGCCTCGACGCGGGCGCGAGCCGCGTGGCGGTGTCGGTAAATTCGGGCGGCACCGAGGGGATTCGCGTCCGCGACGACGGCGTGGGCATCCCGTCGGACCAACTGGAGGCGGCCGTCGCCGAACACGCCACCTCGAAGATCGGCGACATCGAGGACCTCAACCGCGGCGTCGGCACGCTCGGCTTCCGCGGCGAGGCGCTGTACACCGTCGGCGCGGTCTCCCGGCTCACCGTCCGCTCGCGGCCCCCGGACGCGGAGGCGGGCGCTGAGATCACCGTCGAGGGCGGCGACGTGGGCGAGGTCCGCCCGGCGGGCTGTCCCGCGGGCACGACCGTCGAGGTCGACGACCTCTTCTATAACACTCCCGCCCGCGAGAAGTTCCTCAAGCGGACCGCCACGGAGTTCGACCACGTCAACACGGTCGTCACCGGCTACGCGCTGGCGAACCCCGACGTCGCGGTGTCGCTGGAACACGACGGCCGCGAGACGTTCGCCACCGAGGGGAACGGCGACCTCCGCTCGGCCGTCCTCGCCGTCTACGGCCGCGAGGTCGCCGAGTCGATGATCGACGTCGACTGGACGCCCGAGGACGGGGGGGTCGACCGAGACGGTTCGACGGGCGCTCCGGCGGGCGATCCGGCGGTCGAGCGCGTGACCGGACTGGTCTCGCACCCGGAGACGGCCCGCTCGACCCGCGATTACCTCGCCACGTACGTCAACGGGCGGTACGTCACCGCGAGCGCGCTCCGCGAGGCGACCCTCGACGCGTACGGCGGCCAGCTGGCCCCCGACCGCTACCCGTTCGCCGTCCTCTTCGTCGAGGTCCCGGCCGGCGACGTCGACGTGAACGTCCACCCCCGAAAGCTGGAGGTGCGCTTCGACGAGGAGCCCGCGGTCCGCTCGGCGGTCGAGGCGGCCGTCGAGGACGCGCTGCTCGACCACGGGCTGATCCGGTCGACGGCACCCCGCGGGCAGTCGGCCCCCGACGAGACCGCCGTCAGCCCGGAGGCTCCGACCGACGAGGCCGTGGGCGGCGCGGACACGGATCACGAACGCGCCGCGCGCGACTGGCGCGACCCGCCGAGCGCGTCCGGGTCGGCGACGACGCCCGAGCAGTCAGCGGCGGCGGAGTCGACGGAGGACCCCGCGAGCCCGACGGAACTCGCCCCCGACGACGAGGCGGCGTGGGCGGTCGACGACCTCGGCGGCGGCGCGGACGAGGACGCCGACGTGGCGGGCGAGGGCGCGAGCGCCGGATCGAACGGCGGACTGGCCCCCGGAGCGAGCGACGACACTCGACCGTCGCCCCGGAGCTGGCAGGACGACTCGGCAGGGACCGGCGCGGAATCGGCGACGGAGAGCGACTCGCGCGGCGGCGAAACCGGCGGCGTCACCGAGGGCGCGACCGGCTCCGTCGACCGCGACGCCGGCGGATCGGACCCGGACACGCCGGTCGGAAGCTCTCCGACCGCCGGGGACGCGGAAGCCGACGACGCGTCGTCGGAAAAATCGAAGGAGGAAGCCCCCTCGGACGCGACGCGTTCGGCTCCCCGAGTGCGATCCGCGACCCGACAGCGGACGCTCGACGGCGAGGCGACCGGGAGCGAGCGCGAGTTCGACTCGCTGCCCCGGCTGCGGATACTCGGTCAGCTCCACGAGACGTACGTCGTCGCCGAAGCGCCGGACGGCCTCGTGCTGATCGACCAGCACGCCGCCGACGAGCGGGTGAACTACGAGCGGCTCAAGGCCGTCTTCGCGGACGGCGCGGACGCGCAGGCGCTCGCCGAGCCGGTCCGCATCGAACTTACCGCCCGCGAGGCGGCGCTGTTCGAGGAGTTCGTCGACGACCTGACCGGGATCGGCTTCCGCGCCGAGCGGGCGGGCGACCGCGAGGTCGCGGTGACGGCCGTCCCGGCCGTCTTCGACGCCGCGCTCGACCCGGACCTCCTGCGGGACGCCCTGTCGGCGCTGGTCGACGACGCCGCCGCGGGCGACGAGCCGGTCACGGACGCCGTCGACGAACTGCTCGCCGACCTCGCGTGTTACCCCTCGGTGACGGGCAACACCTCGCTGACCGAGGGGCGGGTCGTCGACCTCCTCGACCGGCTCGACGGCTGCGAGAACCCGTACGCCTGCCCGCACGGCCGGCCGGTCGTCATCCGACTGGACCGCGAGGAGATCGGGTCCCGCTTCGAGCGCGATTACCCGGGTCACGGCGGTCGACGCGCCGAGTGA
- a CDS encoding extracellular solute-binding protein: MNEKRRTLLKAMGGSTALAGLAGCISTGGDGGDGSDGGDGSDGGDGESGGSARLWVDLSDAEDEALSGYVDEYESETGDTINKEAPGGELDQQLETAIPAGDGPDSWIWAHDWVGRFAVREDPPFLYDASDDVDASLDSYTETARQAAQFDGGLYGLPFASETVALFYNEDMVDEPPETVEEMVSIMDEHHDPENGQYGLSYPVTDPYFVSGFIQAYGGNIFDEENLEVGVDSDACKRGMDALETLSQYVPADPGYESQIVAFADGLAPFAINGPWELGNLSGEIENLGVTTLPTVDGNNPRTYSGIQLFYFSSMLADADSSTVDAATGLAEWYTTNEDIIQTNAEEQGYIPVLSSVVGNDDLSSEVQAFAEQVDYGVPIPTHPDMDSVWTPVTEALERVFNGEQDSDAALDQAASEIREAL; encoded by the coding sequence ATGAACGAGAAACGTAGAACGCTGCTCAAGGCGATGGGGGGATCGACTGCGCTCGCGGGGCTCGCGGGCTGTATCAGCACCGGCGGCGACGGCGGCGACGGCAGCGACGGAGGCGACGGCTCCGACGGCGGGGACGGTGAGAGCGGAGGCTCCGCGCGGCTGTGGGTCGACCTCTCCGACGCCGAGGACGAGGCCCTCTCCGGGTACGTCGACGAGTACGAGTCGGAGACGGGCGACACGATCAACAAGGAAGCGCCCGGCGGCGAACTCGACCAGCAGCTCGAAACGGCGATCCCGGCCGGTGACGGACCGGACTCGTGGATCTGGGCGCACGACTGGGTCGGCCGGTTCGCGGTGCGCGAGGACCCGCCGTTCCTCTACGACGCGAGCGACGACGTCGACGCCTCGCTCGACAGCTACACCGAGACCGCGCGGCAGGCCGCCCAGTTCGACGGCGGCCTCTACGGGCTCCCGTTCGCGTCCGAGACGGTCGCGCTGTTCTACAACGAGGACATGGTCGACGAGCCGCCGGAGACCGTAGAGGAGATGGTCTCGATCATGGACGAGCACCACGACCCGGAAAACGGGCAGTACGGCCTCTCGTACCCCGTCACGGACCCGTACTTCGTCAGCGGGTTCATCCAGGCGTACGGCGGCAACATCTTCGACGAGGAGAATCTCGAAGTCGGCGTCGACAGCGACGCGTGTAAGCGCGGGATGGACGCCCTCGAAACCCTGTCGCAGTACGTCCCGGCCGACCCCGGCTACGAGTCGCAGATCGTCGCGTTCGCCGACGGCCTCGCGCCGTTCGCGATCAACGGTCCGTGGGAGCTCGGCAACCTCAGCGGCGAGATCGAGAATCTCGGCGTCACGACGCTGCCCACCGTCGACGGGAACAACCCGCGCACGTACTCCGGCATCCAGCTGTTCTACTTCAGTTCGATGCTCGCGGACGCCGACTCCTCGACGGTCGACGCCGCGACCGGACTCGCCGAATGGTACACCACCAACGAGGACATCATCCAGACCAACGCCGAAGAGCAGGGGTACATCCCCGTGCTGTCGAGCGTCGTGGGCAACGACGACCTCTCCAGCGAGGTTCAGGCGTTCGCCGAGCAGGTCGACTACGGCGTCCCGATCCCGACGCACCCCGACATGGACAGCGTCTGGACCCCGGTGACGGAGGCGCTCGAACGCGTCTTCAACGGCGAGCAGGACAGCGACGCCGCGCTCGATCAGGCCGCCTCCGAGATCCGGGAGGCGCTGTAA
- a CDS encoding methyl-accepting chemotaxis protein, protein MPIAAVKDSYGAKLGVGYVATGAFIVAVGVVTDDANATVVAAVAGLLTLGSINAAETIASVTEIGEQTRRVANGDIDREVRSTRTDEFGQLAGSIEDMRLSLKDRLAEMERTQEELEDARTEATEMADRYRRTADRYADVMEQAATGDLTRRVDVDESDESLATVGKSFNRMMDDLQATVETVREMADRIEADAGEMAEMSNEVEQRVASATGSATTIRGQASDQRAELESIAADIETVSASAEEIAATVDDLSDRSETVAATSDDARSSSESALNEMAEVEAEAEQAVDRVEQLQEGMDEITEIVDIIGEIAEQTNMLALNASIEAARADGSGDGFSVVAEEVKGLAEETQSRANEIDTMIDDIADQTEEVTVSIRSTQERVQTGTDTVESTLSDIETIADSVDEISRSLGEIRRTTADQADTVQDTAGSVDEITELSTETAEAAEETAAEIQEGQSVVEDVSDSLREFQTDAVTTLQDRVSAFTIETDESAAAGGPAAEAGTARPQATTDGGAR, encoded by the coding sequence ATGCCGATCGCAGCGGTGAAAGACAGCTATGGAGCAAAATTGGGCGTCGGATACGTCGCGACGGGGGCGTTTATCGTCGCCGTCGGCGTGGTCACCGACGACGCGAACGCGACGGTCGTCGCGGCCGTCGCCGGACTACTGACGTTGGGGTCGATCAACGCGGCCGAGACGATCGCCAGCGTCACCGAAATCGGGGAGCAGACGCGGCGCGTCGCCAACGGCGACATCGACCGAGAGGTCCGATCGACGAGGACAGACGAGTTCGGACAGCTCGCGGGGTCGATCGAGGACATGCGACTCTCGCTGAAGGACCGACTGGCCGAGATGGAACGGACGCAGGAGGAGCTGGAGGACGCCCGGACGGAGGCGACGGAGATGGCCGACCGGTACCGCCGGACCGCCGACCGGTACGCCGACGTGATGGAGCAGGCGGCGACCGGCGACCTCACGCGGCGCGTCGACGTCGACGAGAGCGACGAGAGCCTCGCGACCGTCGGGAAGTCGTTCAACCGGATGATGGACGACCTCCAGGCGACCGTTGAGACGGTCCGCGAGATGGCCGACCGGATCGAGGCCGACGCCGGCGAGATGGCGGAGATGAGCAACGAGGTCGAACAGCGCGTCGCCAGCGCGACCGGGAGCGCGACGACGATCCGCGGGCAGGCGAGCGACCAGCGCGCGGAACTGGAGTCCATCGCGGCCGACATCGAGACCGTCAGCGCGTCCGCCGAGGAGATCGCGGCGACCGTCGACGACCTCTCCGACCGGAGCGAGACGGTCGCGGCGACGAGCGACGACGCCCGGAGCTCCTCCGAGAGCGCGCTGAACGAGATGGCGGAGGTCGAGGCCGAGGCGGAGCAGGCCGTCGACCGGGTCGAGCAGCTTCAGGAGGGGATGGACGAGATCACCGAGATCGTCGACATCATCGGCGAGATCGCGGAACAGACCAACATGCTCGCGCTGAACGCCTCCATCGAGGCGGCGCGGGCCGACGGCTCCGGCGACGGGTTCAGCGTGGTCGCCGAGGAAGTGAAGGGGCTCGCCGAGGAGACGCAGTCGCGCGCGAACGAGATCGACACGATGATAGACGACATCGCCGACCAGACCGAGGAGGTGACGGTGTCGATCCGCTCGACGCAGGAGCGCGTCCAGACCGGGACCGATACCGTCGAATCGACGCTGTCCGACATCGAGACCATCGCCGACTCCGTCGACGAGATCAGCCGCTCGCTCGGTGAGATCCGCCGGACGACGGCCGATCAGGCCGACACGGTACAGGACACTGCCGGCTCGGTCGACGAGATCACGGAACTCAGCACGGAGACCGCGGAGGCGGCGGAGGAGACCGCGGCGGAGATCCAGGAGGGGCAGTCCGTCGTCGAGGACGTGTCCGACTCGCTGCGCGAGTTCCAGACCGACGCCGTGACGACGCTTCAGGACCGCGTGTCCGCATTCACCATCGAAACGGACGAGTCCGCCGCCGCCGGCGGGCCGGCCGCGGAGGCCGGGACCGCGCGTCCGCAGGCGACGACCGACGGGGGTGCGCGATGA
- a CDS encoding carbohydrate ABC transporter permease: protein MASSQPGTAASGLSRLRSALPFTSRDWGLLLVAPGVLLFSSFMLYPIFYLFYISLTDATFAGSVIGGEAELIGLANYVQLISDSQFWTSMTTTWLFVAVSLVVKVFLAVGIALLLNHVRVAGKRYMRAAVIVPLGFPGIFTITVWRGMFSDARYGVFNTILGRYNDVMASLSAPQALLFDVPIGFLSGRWEAFFAYVTTEVWLAYPFMVIIIVSALQDVPRSLHEAAMVDGAGALQRFRTVTLPAIKGPVLFASILTAATSFQQFLIPWVFNQGGPDRQNELIIVYGYREAITFNQFGLSAAILIVGIAFVGLFMYVAVRFGGLAEGVGDE from the coding sequence ATGGCCTCTTCGCAACCCGGAACCGCCGCGAGCGGACTGTCGCGCCTCCGGTCGGCGCTGCCCTTTACCAGTCGCGACTGGGGGCTGCTGCTCGTCGCGCCCGGCGTGCTCCTCTTTTCGAGCTTCATGCTGTACCCGATCTTCTATCTCTTCTACATCTCGCTCACCGACGCGACGTTCGCCGGGTCGGTCATCGGGGGCGAGGCCGAGCTGATCGGGCTGGCGAACTACGTTCAGCTGATCTCCGACTCGCAGTTCTGGACCTCGATGACGACGACGTGGCTGTTCGTCGCCGTCTCGCTCGTGGTCAAGGTGTTCCTCGCGGTGGGGATCGCCCTCCTGTTGAACCACGTCCGGGTCGCCGGGAAGCGGTACATGCGCGCGGCGGTGATCGTCCCGCTGGGGTTCCCCGGCATCTTCACGATCACCGTCTGGCGCGGGATGTTCAGCGACGCGCGCTACGGCGTGTTCAACACCATCTTGGGCCGGTACAACGACGTCATGGCGTCGCTGTCGGCCCCGCAGGCGCTCCTCTTCGACGTGCCGATCGGATTCCTGAGCGGTCGCTGGGAGGCCTTCTTCGCGTACGTCACCACGGAGGTGTGGCTGGCGTACCCGTTCATGGTGATCATCATCGTGAGCGCGCTGCAGGACGTGCCGCGGTCGCTCCACGAGGCCGCGATGGTCGACGGCGCGGGCGCGCTCCAGCGGTTCCGCACCGTCACGCTGCCCGCGATCAAGGGGCCGGTGCTGTTCGCGTCCATCCTCACGGCCGCGACCTCGTTCCAGCAGTTCCTGATCCCGTGGGTGTTCAATCAGGGCGGTCCGGACCGACAGAACGAGTTGATAATCGTGTACGGCTACCGCGAGGCGATCACGTTCAACCAGTTCGGCTTATCGGCGGCGATCTTGATCGTCGGTATCGCCTTCGTCGGGCTGTTCATGTACGTCGCCGTGCGCTTCGGCGGCCTCGCCGAGGGGGTGGGTGACGAATGA
- a CDS encoding glutathione S-transferase family protein codes for MNQLVNGEWRTDTYETTNEEGAFERGETTFRNWIAGSDVPDHVDAEPDERFQPEAGRYHLYVSYACPWAHRTLLARSLLGLEDAISVSVVDPWRGEDGWQFSPEKDGCTPDHLHDSDYLRELYVEADPDATCRVTVPVLWDKEEDTVVNNESREILRMLSTAFADLGNGASLLPDEDDDATVADVDEVITDIYEPINNGVYRAGFATSQSAYDEAIDDLFDALDRYDDRLADQRYLVGDSLTEADICMFTTLIRFDQVYHTHFMCNRQFIHQYEDLWPYLRDLYQTEGVAETVNMDHIKEHYYTTHPDVTPTGIIARGPDLDFEAEHDRDRLGGEAPTPDAAD; via the coding sequence ATGAACCAACTCGTGAACGGCGAGTGGCGGACGGACACCTACGAGACGACGAACGAGGAGGGGGCGTTCGAGCGCGGCGAGACGACCTTCCGGAACTGGATCGCCGGCAGCGACGTGCCCGACCACGTCGACGCCGAGCCGGACGAGCGCTTCCAGCCGGAGGCCGGCCGGTATCACCTGTACGTCTCGTACGCCTGCCCGTGGGCGCACCGCACGCTGCTCGCGCGGTCCCTCCTGGGCCTCGAAGACGCCATCAGCGTCTCGGTCGTCGACCCGTGGCGCGGCGAGGACGGCTGGCAGTTCAGCCCCGAGAAGGACGGCTGTACCCCCGACCACCTCCACGACAGCGACTACCTCCGCGAACTGTACGTCGAAGCGGATCCGGACGCCACCTGCCGGGTGACCGTCCCCGTGCTGTGGGACAAAGAGGAGGACACCGTCGTCAACAACGAGTCCCGCGAGATCCTGCGGATGCTGTCGACCGCGTTCGCGGATCTGGGCAACGGCGCGTCGCTCCTGCCGGACGAGGACGACGACGCGACCGTCGCGGACGTCGACGAGGTCATCACTGACATCTACGAGCCGATCAACAACGGCGTCTACCGCGCCGGCTTCGCCACCTCGCAGTCGGCCTACGACGAGGCGATCGACGACCTCTTCGACGCGCTCGACCGCTACGACGACCGGCTCGCGGACCAGCGGTACCTCGTCGGCGACTCGCTGACCGAGGCGGACATCTGTATGTTCACCACGCTGATCCGCTTCGATCAGGTGTACCACACGCACTTCATGTGCAACCGGCAGTTCATCCACCAGTACGAGGACCTCTGGCCGTACCTCCGCGACCTCTACCAGACGGAGGGCGTGGCGGAGACGGTGAACATGGACCACATCAAAGAGCACTACTACACCACGCATCCGGACGTGACGCCGACCGGGATCATCGCGCGCGGTCCCGACCTCGACTTCGAGGCAGAGCACGACCGCGACCGGCTCGGCGGCGAGGCCCCGACGCCGGACGCCGCGGACTGA